A single genomic interval of Bradyrhizobium japonicum USDA 6 harbors:
- a CDS encoding NAD-dependent malic enzyme: MNRPARVSAHSTPSDTAHGMTLLRDPLLNKGTAFTEAERDSLGLRGLLPPCVLTMETQAERVLTNLRTLPTDLEKYVALNALHDRNEALFFRVVVDNIDEIQPIIYTPTVGLACQKYGLIFQRPRGMFISSHDRGQIAEILKNWPYPAKLIVVTDGERILGLGDLGANGMGIPVGKLSLYSACAGVHPENCLPIVLDVGTNNEELLNDPYYLGLRERRLTGEAYDSFVDEFMVAARKTFPGVLIQFEDFANHSAFKLLHKYRDEACVFNDDIQGTAAVALAGLFSALRVNGGKLGDQRILFLGAGEAATGIADLVVSAMMAEGISEAEALRRNWLVDSRGLVVGGRDGLSGHKLRYAHAGQAPIADFLTAIKTLKPTAIIGVAAVGGAFTPEVLKAMAELNEQPIVFALSNPTSKAECSAEDAYRYTEGRALFACGSPYDPVKLNGRTFVPRQGNNSYVFPGVGLGVIASRSRLVTDEMFMAAAHTLADCVGKEDLAQGSLYPALPRIREVSARIAVAVADVAYQRGLADGPAPNDVKGLVQSEMYEPKY, from the coding sequence GTGAATAGACCTGCTCGGGTCAGCGCCCATTCGACACCATCCGACACCGCTCACGGCATGACGCTGTTGCGCGATCCCTTGCTCAACAAGGGCACAGCCTTCACGGAAGCGGAGCGCGATTCGCTTGGCCTGCGCGGCCTGCTGCCGCCCTGCGTGCTGACGATGGAGACGCAGGCCGAGCGCGTGCTGACCAATTTGCGCACGCTGCCGACGGACCTGGAGAAATATGTTGCGCTGAACGCGCTGCACGACCGCAACGAGGCGCTGTTCTTCCGCGTCGTCGTCGACAATATCGACGAGATCCAGCCGATCATCTACACGCCGACGGTCGGGCTCGCCTGCCAGAAGTACGGCCTGATCTTCCAGCGGCCGCGGGGCATGTTCATTTCATCGCACGATCGCGGCCAGATCGCCGAGATCTTGAAGAACTGGCCTTATCCGGCCAAGCTGATCGTCGTGACCGATGGCGAGCGCATCCTGGGCCTCGGCGACCTCGGCGCCAACGGCATGGGTATTCCGGTCGGCAAGCTCTCGCTCTATTCGGCCTGCGCAGGCGTGCATCCCGAGAATTGCCTGCCTATTGTGCTCGACGTCGGCACCAACAACGAAGAGCTCCTGAATGATCCCTATTATCTCGGCCTGCGCGAGCGGCGGCTCACCGGCGAGGCCTATGACAGCTTTGTCGACGAATTCATGGTCGCTGCGCGAAAGACCTTTCCGGGCGTCCTGATCCAGTTCGAGGATTTCGCCAATCACTCGGCGTTCAAGCTGCTCCACAAATACCGGGACGAAGCCTGCGTCTTCAACGACGACATCCAGGGCACCGCGGCGGTGGCGCTCGCTGGCCTGTTCTCCGCGCTGCGCGTCAACGGCGGCAAGCTCGGGGATCAGCGCATCCTGTTCCTTGGCGCGGGCGAGGCGGCAACCGGCATCGCCGATCTCGTCGTCTCCGCCATGATGGCGGAGGGGATTTCCGAGGCGGAAGCTCTCCGGCGCAACTGGCTGGTGGATTCCCGCGGCCTCGTCGTCGGCGGCCGTGACGGCCTCTCTGGCCACAAGCTGCGCTATGCCCATGCCGGCCAGGCGCCGATCGCCGATTTCCTCACCGCGATCAAGACGCTGAAGCCGACGGCGATCATCGGTGTCGCCGCGGTCGGCGGCGCCTTCACGCCCGAGGTGCTCAAGGCGATGGCCGAGCTCAACGAGCAGCCGATCGTGTTCGCGCTCTCCAATCCGACCTCGAAGGCCGAATGCTCGGCGGAGGACGCCTATCGCTACACCGAAGGCCGCGCGCTGTTCGCCTGCGGCAGCCCGTACGATCCGGTGAAGCTGAACGGCCGCACTTTCGTGCCGCGCCAGGGCAACAATTCCTACGTCTTCCCCGGCGTCGGCCTCGGGGTCATCGCCAGCCGCTCGCGCCTGGTGACGGACGAGATGTTCATGGCGGCCGCGCATACGCTCGCCGATTGCGTCGGCAAGGAGGACCTCGCGCAGGGCAGCCTCTATCCGGCACTTCCTCGCATTCGCGAGGTTTCGGCCCGCATCGCCGTTGCGGTGGCAGACGTCGCCTACCAGCGCGGTCTCGCCGACGGCCCCGCTCCCAACGACGTGAAGGGCCTGGTCCAGTCCGAGATGTACGAGCCGAAGTACTGA
- a CDS encoding BlaI/MecI/CopY family transcriptional regulator, with protein MDDRLPELGDLEHEVMQLVWAHGPVTAEVVRERLSRRLKESTVRTVLRRLEEKGYARHTVDGRTYVYHAAEERARVAAKAVQRIVDWFCNGSMEEVLVGMVDNAMLDQQQLRTLADQVAKAKKARGVKKE; from the coding sequence ATGGACGATCGTTTGCCCGAACTGGGCGACCTCGAGCACGAGGTCATGCAATTGGTTTGGGCCCATGGTCCCGTTACGGCCGAGGTCGTGCGCGAGCGGCTGTCGCGGCGTCTGAAGGAATCCACCGTCCGCACGGTGCTGCGCCGGCTGGAAGAAAAGGGCTATGCTCGGCACACCGTGGACGGACGCACCTATGTCTACCACGCTGCGGAAGAGCGCGCGCGGGTCGCGGCCAAGGCGGTGCAGCGTATCGTCGACTGGTTCTGCAACGGCTCGATGGAGGAAGTCCTCGTCGGCATGGTGGACAATGCGATGCTCGATCAACAGCAGCTGCGTACACTGGCCGACCAGGTGGCCAAGGCGAAGAAGGCGAGGGGAGTGAAGAAAGAATGA
- a CDS encoding septal ring lytic transglycosylase RlpA family protein: MSRFARAESARISLATSCRLLLAIVGAASLAACAQSPVGRQKADLGTNRQAAVQRPHRVAALHPRPISRVRITDRDAKQTASHGVASFYSDTETASGERFDKNELTAAHPSLPFGTKLRVTDVSSGRFVTVRVNDRGPYVRGRVVDISPSAAEALGMVDKGITNVRLDVVR; this comes from the coding sequence ATGTCTCGCTTTGCACGTGCCGAAAGTGCCCGAATTTCCCTCGCAACCTCTTGCCGGTTGCTGCTCGCCATCGTCGGCGCCGCGTCGCTCGCCGCCTGCGCGCAATCGCCGGTCGGCCGCCAGAAGGCCGATCTTGGTACCAATCGGCAGGCTGCGGTCCAGCGGCCGCATAGGGTAGCGGCCCTGCATCCGCGGCCGATCAGCCGGGTACGGATCACCGACCGTGACGCAAAGCAAACCGCTTCGCACGGCGTTGCCAGCTTCTATTCGGATACGGAGACCGCGAGCGGCGAGAGGTTCGACAAGAACGAATTGACCGCGGCGCATCCCAGCCTGCCGTTCGGCACGAAGCTGCGCGTCACCGATGTCTCCTCAGGCCGCTTCGTGACCGTCCGGGTCAACGATCGCGGGCCCTATGTTCGCGGGCGCGTGGTCGACATCTCGCCCTCCGCGGCCGAGGCGCTCGGAATGGTCGACAAGGGCATCACCAATGTCCGGCTCGACGTGGTGCGATAG
- a CDS encoding serine hydrolase — protein sequence MRLVASMRAIPVVLCLSGTAFADDLATPGDAKSLGFSAARLARIAPWYQARFDSFSPSDGLLPGAVVAIAKGGKLAYLQAIGFQDRAKTVPMKTNSIFWIASMSKPVTSVAAMILVDEGKLDLDAPVSQYLPELANMRVAFQKTDPATGEMDYGIGLPKPAKRPMTVRDLLRHTSGLIYSELDFAYPERGLADARADFGIRMIHGLYGLRAVRRRDTTLADFVSSLARLPLAHEPGEVHEYGWSVEVLSRVVEVASGQPFDQFLESRIFGPLHMVDTGFFVPKEKLDRLVDSPMPERPPIWDVTTPPKLFSGDGGLVSTAPDYLRFCQMLLNGGELDGVRVLSPHAVKQMTTNALPSGVSIFGGDEVGARAGTTFGLGFAIRTDPVQSWIPGAVGSFSWAGHWSTYFWIDPAEQLIGVQMVQATPGSKGRQAVLYSGINHLVYGALTIPESTAVPPAAPVPPSPEALADYAGTYDFGATVSSRDRQGLADGKTGWLGIGSFVAMGQEGLRINKPNLGSSPAAKAGVMAGDLITEIDGAPLKGLALADVLAKLRGPANSTIKMKIVHKGQRSAGDLSVVRATRRANSVLLQLRVEQGKLIAEATGAWPILEFEKGNATPIVATSSNGFTVDDEDHTRIAFVRDAAGKVSGLILNPGPWEQHAAKSALGPNF from the coding sequence GTGAGACTCGTCGCATCGATGCGGGCGATTCCCGTTGTGCTTTGCCTGTCGGGGACGGCGTTTGCCGATGACCTCGCGACACCAGGCGATGCAAAAAGCCTGGGGTTCTCGGCCGCGCGTCTGGCGCGGATCGCGCCGTGGTATCAGGCGCGCTTCGATTCTTTCTCGCCGTCGGACGGCCTTTTGCCTGGCGCGGTCGTCGCCATCGCGAAGGGCGGCAAGCTCGCCTATTTGCAGGCCATCGGATTTCAGGACCGCGCCAAGACCGTCCCGATGAAGACGAATTCCATCTTCTGGATCGCCTCGATGTCCAAGCCGGTGACCAGCGTCGCCGCCATGATTCTGGTGGACGAGGGCAAGCTCGACCTCGACGCGCCCGTCTCGCAATACCTGCCGGAGCTTGCGAACATGCGGGTCGCTTTCCAGAAGACGGACCCGGCCACAGGCGAAATGGACTATGGGATCGGTCTGCCAAAACCAGCAAAACGACCGATGACGGTTCGCGATCTGTTGCGCCATACGTCCGGCCTGATCTATTCGGAGCTCGATTTTGCCTACCCGGAACGGGGCCTTGCCGACGCAAGGGCCGACTTCGGGATTCGGATGATCCATGGGCTCTATGGCTTGAGGGCCGTGCGGAGACGCGACACGACGTTGGCGGATTTCGTGTCGAGCCTCGCCCGCCTGCCGCTCGCGCACGAGCCTGGCGAGGTCCACGAGTATGGCTGGAGCGTCGAAGTGCTGAGCCGGGTCGTTGAAGTGGCGTCCGGTCAGCCCTTCGATCAGTTCCTGGAGAGCCGCATCTTTGGGCCGCTGCATATGGTCGACACCGGCTTCTTTGTGCCGAAGGAGAAGCTCGATCGGCTGGTCGATTCTCCCATGCCGGAACGGCCGCCGATCTGGGATGTCACGACGCCGCCAAAGTTGTTTTCCGGCGACGGCGGACTCGTATCGACCGCGCCCGACTATCTCCGCTTTTGCCAGATGCTGCTCAATGGCGGCGAGCTCGATGGCGTGCGCGTGCTCAGCCCGCATGCGGTGAAGCAGATGACGACGAACGCACTGCCATCGGGTGTCAGCATCTTCGGAGGTGACGAGGTTGGCGCCCGCGCCGGAACAACCTTCGGGCTTGGCTTCGCCATCCGCACCGATCCGGTCCAAAGCTGGATCCCGGGAGCGGTCGGAAGCTTTTCCTGGGCTGGACATTGGAGCACGTATTTCTGGATCGATCCGGCGGAGCAATTGATCGGCGTACAGATGGTCCAGGCGACGCCCGGCAGCAAAGGGCGCCAGGCGGTGCTGTATTCGGGGATCAATCACCTCGTCTATGGCGCATTGACGATTCCCGAGTCGACCGCCGTCCCGCCGGCTGCGCCGGTGCCCCCGAGCCCGGAAGCGCTCGCCGACTATGCCGGGACCTATGACTTCGGCGCCACGGTGAGCTCGCGTGACAGGCAGGGCCTGGCCGATGGCAAGACCGGATGGCTTGGAATCGGGAGTTTCGTCGCCATGGGGCAGGAGGGGCTGAGGATCAACAAGCCGAACCTCGGCAGTAGCCCCGCAGCCAAGGCCGGTGTGATGGCGGGCGACCTCATCACTGAAATTGACGGCGCGCCGCTGAAAGGCCTCGCGCTCGCCGATGTCCTGGCCAAGCTGCGAGGGCCAGCCAACTCGACGATCAAGATGAAAATCGTCCACAAGGGGCAACGCAGCGCAGGCGATCTCAGCGTCGTAAGAGCCACCCGCCGTGCCAATTCGGTCCTGCTTCAACTTCGCGTCGAGCAAGGCAAGCTCATCGCGGAGGCGACGGGGGCTTGGCCGATCCTCGAATTCGAGAAGGGCAACGCGACGCCGATCGTGGCGACATCAAGCAACGGATTCACCGTCGACGACGAAGATCATACCCGGATCGCTTTCGTCAGGGACGCGGCAGGCAAAGTCTCGGGGCTCATCCTGAATCCCGGGCCTTGGGAGCAGCATGCGGCGAAGAGCGCGCTTGGGCCCAATTTCTAG
- a CDS encoding DUF1501 domain-containing protein, translating to MGFVNHLPTRRELLVGSGALFAWSQMPRIARAEGRDPRLLVVVLRGALDGLGAVAPVGDPDWVGLRGDRALVLDGKPPALPLDSFFALNPAMPNLHRLYKTGKAAIVHAAATPYRERSHFDGQDVLESGISKPGVTASGWLNRALLAMESGGRVDPRGSRALGIGSVTPLVVRGSAPVMTWVPQKLLPASEDTQNRLLDLYQHTDPKLATVLQARMKLASLGGAPGTGDQMSDDPTLMPPGIARVRACFAEAAGTAARYLAKADGPRVGAMGFVGWDTHIAEGAASGQLYNLLGALDGAFAAIETNMGEAWRETVVAVVTEFGRTARINGTQGTDHGTGTVAFLIGGALTGGRVIADWPGLKPAQLFEDRDLKPTTDLRAVLKGLLRDHLRVEEKVLADAVFPGSADVKPMGGLVG from the coding sequence ATGGGCTTCGTCAATCATTTGCCCACGCGGCGCGAACTTCTGGTCGGCTCCGGCGCGCTGTTCGCGTGGAGCCAGATGCCGCGGATCGCGCGTGCCGAAGGGCGCGATCCGCGCCTTCTCGTCGTCGTCCTGCGTGGCGCGCTCGATGGTCTCGGTGCGGTCGCGCCGGTCGGCGATCCCGACTGGGTCGGCTTGCGCGGCGATCGCGCGCTGGTGCTGGACGGCAAGCCGCCGGCGCTGCCGCTCGATTCCTTCTTCGCGCTCAATCCGGCGATGCCGAACCTGCACCGGCTGTACAAGACCGGCAAGGCCGCAATCGTCCATGCTGCCGCGACGCCCTATCGCGAGCGCTCGCATTTCGACGGCCAGGACGTGCTGGAGAGCGGCATTTCGAAGCCCGGCGTGACTGCTTCGGGATGGCTCAACCGCGCGCTGCTCGCGATGGAGTCCGGTGGGCGCGTCGATCCGCGTGGCAGCCGCGCGCTCGGCATCGGCTCGGTGACACCGCTGGTGGTGCGCGGCTCGGCGCCCGTCATGACATGGGTGCCGCAAAAACTGTTGCCGGCGAGCGAGGACACGCAGAACCGCCTGCTCGATCTCTACCAGCACACCGATCCGAAGCTTGCGACCGTGCTCCAGGCCCGCATGAAGCTCGCCTCGCTCGGCGGCGCGCCCGGCACGGGCGATCAGATGTCGGACGATCCGACGTTGATGCCGCCTGGCATCGCGCGCGTGCGCGCCTGCTTCGCCGAAGCAGCCGGCACCGCCGCGCGCTATCTCGCCAAGGCCGACGGCCCGCGCGTCGGCGCCATGGGCTTCGTCGGCTGGGACACGCACATCGCCGAAGGCGCGGCCTCGGGCCAGCTCTACAATCTGCTCGGTGCGCTCGATGGCGCCTTCGCGGCAATCGAGACCAACATGGGCGAGGCCTGGCGGGAGACGGTCGTTGCCGTCGTCACCGAGTTCGGGCGCACCGCGCGCATCAATGGCACGCAGGGCACGGATCACGGCACCGGCACGGTCGCCTTCCTCATTGGCGGCGCGCTCACCGGCGGCCGTGTGATCGCGGACTGGCCGGGCCTCAAGCCGGCGCAGCTGTTCGAGGATCGCGACCTCAAGCCGACCACCGATCTCCGCGCCGTGCTGAAGGGCCTGCTCAGGGATCATCTGCGCGTCGAGGAGAAGGTGCTGGCGGATGCGGTCTTCCCCGGCAGCGCAGACGTTAAGCCGATGGGAGGCCTCGTCGGCTGA
- a CDS encoding Bug family tripartite tricarboxylate transporter substrate binding protein: protein MQGLWAGLRGHVIVICALIGSAAWAVPAGAQPFPSRPITLVVPFAAGGPTDTLARILSERIAAQLHTTVVVENVAGASGSIAGARVARATPDGTTITIGHWGTHVLNGAIFKLPYDVIADFEPVATIAMGTQLIVGRKSLEANNLKEMIAWLKASPGKATAGTAGAGTGAHVAGVFFKEKTGTDFQFVPYRGAGPAMIDLVAGQIDIMFDQASNSLPQYKNGAIKAFAVTSPTRLASAPDIPTVDEAGLPGLYISYWHGIWAPKNTPKEIVTKLHAAIVAVLADPSVKQRFGELGQEIPPADQQSPSALGAFQKAETEKWWPIVKAADIKPE from the coding sequence ATGCAGGGGCTGTGGGCCGGACTACGCGGTCATGTGATCGTCATTTGCGCATTGATCGGATCCGCGGCGTGGGCCGTGCCGGCCGGCGCCCAGCCGTTCCCGTCGCGCCCCATCACCCTCGTGGTGCCGTTCGCGGCGGGCGGCCCGACCGACACGCTGGCGCGGATCCTGTCCGAGCGGATCGCCGCTCAGCTGCACACGACCGTCGTCGTCGAGAATGTTGCCGGTGCCTCCGGCAGCATTGCGGGCGCCCGCGTCGCGCGCGCGACGCCCGACGGCACGACGATCACGATCGGCCATTGGGGCACGCATGTGCTGAACGGCGCGATCTTCAAGCTGCCCTATGATGTGATCGCCGATTTCGAGCCGGTCGCGACAATCGCGATGGGAACGCAGCTGATCGTCGGCCGGAAGTCGCTCGAGGCCAACAATCTGAAAGAGATGATTGCGTGGCTGAAGGCCAGCCCCGGTAAGGCGACTGCTGGCACAGCTGGTGCAGGCACGGGCGCGCACGTCGCAGGCGTCTTCTTCAAGGAGAAGACCGGCACCGATTTCCAGTTCGTGCCTTATCGCGGCGCCGGACCCGCCATGATCGATCTCGTCGCGGGCCAGATCGACATCATGTTCGACCAGGCCTCGAACTCGCTGCCGCAATACAAGAACGGCGCGATCAAGGCGTTTGCGGTGACCTCGCCGACGCGGCTCGCGTCCGCGCCCGACATTCCGACCGTCGACGAGGCGGGCCTGCCCGGTCTCTACATCTCCTACTGGCACGGCATCTGGGCACCGAAGAACACGCCGAAGGAGATCGTCACAAAGCTCCACGCGGCCATCGTCGCCGTGCTTGCCGATCCCTCTGTCAAGCAGCGTTTCGGCGAATTGGGGCAGGAGATTCCGCCGGCCGACCAGCAATCGCCTTCGGCGCTCGGCGCATTCCAGAAGGCGGAGACCGAGAAATGGTGGCCGATCGTGAAGGCCGCCGACATCAAGCCCGAGTAG
- a CDS encoding M56 family metallopeptidase translates to MIATLAEAALRSFVLGGVVWFGLNLFCVRNPHVQMTAWVVVLLASLAMPFVMHWPTLTITRMPLPVSVPDDFLPADISMLEAPQPALPIPPGAAVVVPAKAAVSINWWLVATIVYAGVAGALLLRLAIGLCLTWRLARAARPMSGPQLIDVDVRVSREVGGPVTFGSTILVPPQFSGWDAKKRLAVLAHEGAHVANRDFYVLLLASLNRAVFWFSPFSWWQLARLAELAEIISDAEAIEVIDDRWSYAEILLDVATSANPRPVELAMARVSTVRARVERIIAAAAMPVAVGWRKRLWIAAAIIPAVIVSAGMIAYRTPDPAPVAADTGEVPAQHYRPFVNFYAMGPASVFAIFREGDDLYGQLTGQRRLRLTVGSDGSAAYAASSGEITFPLDAERRSSELTLRMNGRDIRAVRVAEMPTAAADPASLDQYVGWYRIAPNRVLMVRREGDRLQVQETVQGRATLLAEGADVFSIRGENLLIFLRDEQSKVSRVLVQNSVFGARLAPRIDASVAQAIEADFARRLAEVPDRFREQVPVAGGKEMILRGIEDLRRGTPNYDRMSAPLAAKVHRQLSESQATFVALGAVESIFFRGVGPGGYDIYGAKFENGTAEFRLMIEPDGKAGDVIFRPDGNDELGGIVPCSEEARVRGRAGTSPIRIMIYNEIGDDIQVFNLDADGNRRMQSIVRPNVSWASTTTVNNPWVIADKSGRCLEVLVPGRQTRFHNVEASNIGARPGRAARRAVPIANGEEMLRRYIEGVGKGQPDYERMTSEVADITRQQLPFDQAILARLGALRAVSFRGVTALDSDIYVAQFANGSAEWRIGVRNGTITKIALGPNF, encoded by the coding sequence ATGATCGCAACTCTGGCTGAGGCGGCGCTACGCTCCTTCGTGCTGGGAGGCGTCGTCTGGTTCGGTCTCAACCTGTTTTGCGTGCGCAATCCGCACGTCCAAATGACGGCGTGGGTCGTCGTGCTGCTGGCATCGCTGGCGATGCCCTTCGTCATGCATTGGCCGACGCTGACGATCACGCGGATGCCTCTGCCGGTATCCGTGCCGGATGATTTCCTGCCGGCCGACATCTCGATGCTGGAGGCCCCGCAACCGGCGCTGCCGATTCCGCCGGGCGCTGCTGTCGTGGTGCCGGCAAAAGCTGCTGTATCGATCAATTGGTGGCTGGTCGCCACCATCGTCTATGCCGGCGTCGCCGGCGCGTTGCTGCTGCGGCTGGCCATCGGTCTCTGCCTGACCTGGCGTCTGGCACGCGCGGCAAGGCCGATGAGCGGCCCGCAGCTGATCGACGTCGACGTGCGCGTCAGCCGCGAGGTCGGTGGTCCCGTCACGTTCGGCTCGACCATTCTGGTGCCGCCGCAGTTTTCCGGCTGGGATGCGAAGAAGCGCCTCGCGGTGCTCGCACATGAGGGCGCGCACGTCGCCAATCGCGATTTCTATGTGCTGCTGCTCGCCTCGCTCAACCGTGCAGTGTTCTGGTTCAGTCCGTTCTCGTGGTGGCAGCTCGCGCGTCTCGCCGAGCTCGCCGAGATCATCAGCGACGCCGAGGCGATCGAAGTCATCGACGACCGCTGGTCCTATGCCGAAATCCTGCTCGATGTCGCAACCAGCGCAAATCCGCGGCCGGTGGAGCTCGCGATGGCGCGGGTATCGACCGTGCGCGCCCGCGTCGAGCGCATCATCGCGGCGGCCGCCATGCCCGTCGCAGTCGGCTGGCGCAAGCGGCTGTGGATCGCGGCCGCGATCATTCCGGCTGTGATCGTGTCCGCCGGCATGATCGCCTATCGCACCCCGGACCCCGCACCCGTCGCTGCGGATACCGGCGAGGTGCCGGCCCAGCATTACCGCCCCTTCGTCAATTTCTACGCCATGGGTCCTGCCTCGGTGTTCGCCATCTTCCGCGAAGGCGACGACCTCTACGGCCAGCTCACCGGACAGCGCAGGCTGCGCCTGACCGTTGGCAGTGACGGCAGCGCAGCCTACGCAGCCTCGTCCGGCGAGATCACGTTCCCGCTCGATGCGGAGCGCCGCTCCTCCGAGCTGACGCTGCGCATGAACGGCCGCGATATTCGTGCGGTTCGCGTCGCCGAGATGCCGACGGCGGCCGCCGATCCGGCATCGCTCGACCAGTATGTCGGCTGGTACAGGATTGCGCCGAACCGCGTGCTGATGGTGCGGCGTGAGGGCGATCGTCTCCAGGTACAGGAAACCGTGCAGGGCCGGGCCACGCTCCTCGCCGAAGGTGCCGACGTCTTCTCGATCCGTGGCGAGAATCTCCTGATCTTCCTGCGTGACGAGCAATCAAAGGTCTCGCGGGTTCTGGTGCAGAATTCGGTCTTTGGCGCTCGCCTGGCGCCGCGGATCGATGCATCGGTGGCTCAGGCGATCGAGGCGGATTTCGCGCGCCGCCTTGCGGAGGTTCCTGACAGGTTCAGGGAGCAGGTCCCGGTTGCCGGCGGCAAGGAGATGATTCTGCGCGGGATCGAGGATCTGCGTCGCGGCACGCCGAACTACGATCGGATGAGCGCGCCGCTGGCGGCCAAGGTTCACCGGCAGCTCAGTGAATCGCAGGCGACGTTCGTGGCGCTCGGCGCGGTCGAGTCGATCTTCTTCCGCGGCGTCGGCCCCGGTGGCTATGACATCTATGGCGCGAAGTTCGAGAACGGCACGGCCGAATTCCGCCTGATGATAGAGCCCGACGGCAAGGCCGGCGACGTGATCTTCCGGCCCGACGGCAACGACGAGCTCGGCGGTATCGTGCCTTGCTCGGAGGAAGCGCGCGTGCGCGGCCGCGCCGGCACTTCGCCGATCAGGATCATGATCTATAACGAGATCGGCGACGACATCCAGGTCTTCAATCTCGACGCCGATGGCAATCGCAGGATGCAGAGCATCGTCAGACCCAACGTGTCCTGGGCGTCCACGACCACGGTGAACAATCCCTGGGTGATTGCCGACAAGTCCGGGCGGTGCCTCGAGGTCCTGGTGCCGGGGCGGCAGACACGCTTCCACAATGTCGAAGCGTCGAACATCGGCGCGCGGCCGGGGCGCGCGGCGCGGCGCGCCGTTCCGATCGCCAATGGCGAGGAGATGCTGCGCCGCTATATCGAAGGCGTCGGCAAGGGCCAGCCGGACTACGAGCGCATGACGTCGGAGGTGGCCGACATCACGCGTCAGCAGCTTCCGTTTGACCAGGCGATCCTGGCGCGGCTCGGCGCATTGCGCGCGGTTTCGTTCCGTGGCGTCACCGCGCTCGACAGCGACATCTATGTCGCCCAGTTCGCCAACGGCTCGGCGGAATGGCGCATCGGCGTCAGGAACGGCACGATCACGAAGATCGCGCTCGGACCCAATTTCTAG
- a CDS encoding DUF1800 domain-containing protein has product MSNSAKAEAVLALHRFGMGPRPGSLAAVGTDPRGALIAELDRPLALSAGASLPTSAKAYRTVADANARRAARAKQAQQQAKKQQVAAVPTAPGDQGQAQAQTEGQAPAQGQEKDAAEMAAKQAADAVPDPGRPIYLQEAKLRTEAALAADIGFAERLVWFWSNHFCVSANRIQSMSGAYEREAVRANALGRFVDLLQAVEGHPAMLFYLDNLGSMGANSIAGINRSSGLNENFAREIMELHTLGVRTGYTQDDVISFANVLTGWTLVPPGADPQHGGEFTFNPRLHEPGGQTVLGKRYEQEDAEQGRAVLRDLAAHPATATHVATKLARHFVADEPPPVLVEQMAKTFRDTEGDLKQVAISMVSSDDAWRGPPSKLKRPGEWVVGMVRATGITVVDPVRFTGGQELLGEALWRPSAPKGYPDDEASWVDGIGRRLDVANNFAERITGMADPQVIIEDVFASQIGPEVKQAVGRAESRQQALALLFMSADFQRR; this is encoded by the coding sequence ATGAGCAATTCCGCAAAGGCCGAGGCCGTGCTGGCGCTTCATCGCTTCGGGATGGGGCCGCGACCGGGATCACTTGCGGCCGTCGGGACCGACCCGCGCGGCGCGTTGATCGCAGAACTCGATCGGCCGCTCGCATTGAGCGCCGGCGCCAGTCTTCCGACCAGTGCGAAGGCCTATCGCACCGTGGCCGATGCCAATGCACGGCGAGCCGCGCGCGCCAAGCAGGCGCAGCAACAGGCCAAGAAGCAGCAGGTGGCTGCGGTACCAACTGCTCCGGGTGACCAGGGTCAGGCTCAAGCGCAGACCGAGGGGCAAGCGCCTGCACAGGGCCAGGAGAAGGATGCTGCCGAGATGGCGGCCAAGCAGGCGGCCGACGCCGTTCCCGATCCCGGCCGTCCGATCTACTTGCAGGAAGCCAAGCTGCGCACGGAGGCCGCGCTCGCCGCCGACATCGGCTTCGCCGAGCGGCTGGTGTGGTTCTGGTCCAACCATTTCTGCGTCTCGGCCAATCGGATCCAGAGCATGTCCGGTGCCTATGAGCGCGAAGCCGTGCGCGCCAACGCGCTCGGCCGCTTCGTCGATCTCTTGCAGGCCGTCGAAGGCCATCCGGCGATGCTGTTCTATCTCGACAATCTGGGCTCGATGGGCGCGAACTCGATCGCCGGCATCAACCGCAGCAGTGGCCTCAATGAGAACTTTGCGCGCGAGATCATGGAGCTGCATACGCTCGGCGTACGCACCGGCTACACCCAGGACGACGTGATCAGCTTCGCCAACGTGCTGACCGGATGGACGCTGGTGCCGCCGGGCGCCGACCCCCAGCATGGCGGCGAGTTCACCTTCAATCCGCGGCTGCACGAGCCCGGCGGGCAGACCGTGCTCGGCAAGCGCTACGAGCAGGAAGACGCCGAGCAGGGCCGCGCCGTGCTGCGCGACCTTGCCGCCCATCCGGCGACGGCGACCCACGTCGCAACCAAGCTCGCGCGCCATTTCGTCGCCGACGAGCCGCCGCCGGTTCTGGTCGAGCAGATGGCCAAGACCTTTCGCGACACCGAAGGCGATCTCAAGCAGGTCGCGATTTCGATGGTGTCGTCGGACGACGCGTGGCGCGGGCCGCCGTCAAAACTGAAGCGTCCCGGCGAATGGGTCGTCGGCATGGTGCGCGCGACCGGCATCACGGTCGTCGATCCCGTGCGTTTCACCGGCGGCCAGGAGCTGCTGGGCGAGGCGCTGTGGCGTCCGTCCGCGCCGAAGGGCTATCCGGACGACGAAGCGAGCTGGGTCGACGGTATCGGCCGGCGGCTCGACGTCGCCAACAATTTTGCCGAGCGCATCACCGGCATGGCCGATCCGCAAGTCATCATCGAGGATGTCTTCGCATCGCAGATCGGGCCCGAGGTGAAGCAGGCGGTCGGACGCGCCGAAAGCCGGCAACAGGCGCTGGCGCTTTTGTTCATGTCGGCGGATTTTCAGAGGAGGTGA